The sequence GCATATTGTCCATTTTTTTCATCAACTATTCTTTTTCTACGATCGTGTCGATCACGACCAATTTTATCTCGAAAGACAAGTTCTTTACTCCCTACTTGCCCCTCTACGAGTGCCCAGTACTCACGAGCAATGTCCTTTTTCTCCAACAAACGATTGAGGATGGGTAAGATAAAAGGATTTTTAGCAAAAAGCACTAAACCGCTTGTTTCCATATCCAGGCGATGAACGACATAGCAGTTTTGGCCAACGTAGGCAGAGACGTGATTGAGAAGGGCGATTTCACCAGGTTGATTTCCGTGAGTTTTCATTCCCTCTGGCTTGTTGACGATAATGAGATGTTGGTCTTGGTAAATCTCTTGAACGAGGTCTAGATTGCCCCAAAGGATTTCTTTTGGGGGATAATCTTCCTCGTCAAAAGTCAACTGACAAATGTCACCTGGTTTGACTATCTCGTTCCAGTGAACTTGTTTTTGATTGATTAAGATATTCTTCTTGGTTCTTAGAAAATGGCGAATCTTTCTAGGAATGAGGAGTTGTTCCTCTAGGAGTTCCTTGACCGTCATTTGAGGCAGGGATGATGGTAATGTAAATGTGAATTGCATACAGATATTGTAACAAAAAAAGCCCTGTTTGGATAGGGAACAGCTAAATTCTTGAGTTCCTATGGTGAAGATGATAAAATAAACGCATGAAATTAGATAAATTATTTGAGAAGTTTCTTTCTCTCTTTAAAAAAGAAACGAATGAATCCGCGGAGTCTGATTCGACTAGCATGCGTCGTTCACGGAGCGATAGAAAAAAACTAGGCCATGTAGGTTCGATACGGAAATTTTGGCGTCGTTATCATCTGACCAAGATTGTCATCATTTTAGGGTTAAGTTCTGGTTTGCTAGTAGGAACCTACCTATTTGCCATAGCCAAGTCTACCAATGTTAATGATTTGCAAAATGCCTTGAAAACGCGAACTCTGATTTTTGACCGCGAAGAAAAAGAGGCAGGGGCTCTATCAGGTCAAAAGGGAACCTATGTTGAGCTGGCAGATATCAGCAAAGACTTGCAAGATGCTGTTGTCGCGACAGAGGACCGTTCTTTTTATAAAAATGATGGGATTAACTACGGTCGTTTCTTTCTAGCCATCCTTACAGCGGGTCGTTCTGGAGGGGGGTCCACCATCACTCAACAGTTGGCGAAAAATGCTTATCTGTCTCAGGACCAAACCGTTGAACGGAAAGCCAAGGAGTTTTTCCTTGCCTTAGAGTTGACAAAGAAATACAGCAAGGAGCAAATCCTTACTATGTACCTCAATAACGCCTACTTCGGAAATGGGGTATGGGGTGTTGAAGATGCAAGTAAGAAATATTTCGGTGTATCGGCTTCACAACTAACGCTTGATCAGGCGGCGACTCTAGCAGGGATGCTCAAGGGACCAGAATTGTATAATCCATTAAATTCTGTTGAGACTTCGACCAACCGTAGGGATACTGTTTTGCAAAATATGGTTGCAGCAGGTTATATTGATAAAAACCAAGAGACCGAAGCGGCTGGAGTAGATATGGCTTCTCAACTGCAAGATAAATATGAAGGCAAAGTTTCGGATTATCGTTACCCGTCCTATTTTGATGCTGTTGTCAACGAAGCGGTTTCCAAGTACAATCTCACAGAAGAAGAGATTGTCAACAACGGCTATCGCATCTACACAGAGCTTGACCAAAACTACCAAGCAAACATGCAGGTTATTTACGAAAACACTTCGCTATTTCCAACAGCAGAAGACGGAACGCATGCCGAATCAGGTAGTGTCGCTCTGGAACCCAAGACTGGTGGAGTGCGTGGAGTTGTTGGTCGTGTAGCTGGTGATGACAAACCAGGCTTCCGCAATTTTAACTATGCCACTCAGTCTAAGCGTAGCCCAGGCTCAACCATTAAACCTTTAGTCGTTTATACACCCGCAGTAGAAGCAGGATGGGCCTTGAACAAGCAACTGGATAATCATACGATGCAGTACAACAGTTATCAAGTAGACAACTATGCGGGTATTAAGACATCTCCAGAAGTACCTATGTATCAGGCCTTGGCGGAATCACTCAACCTGCCAGCTGTTGCGACTGTAAATGAATTAGGTATTGACAAAGCTTTTGACGCTGGGGAGAGATTTGGTCTGAATATGGAAAAAGTTGACCGAGTTCTTGGAGTTGCTCTTGGTGGAGGTGTGGAGACGAATCCTCTCCAGATGGCGCAAGCCTATGCAGCCTTTGCTAATGGAGGTCTGATGCCTGAAGCGCATTTCATCACTCGTATTGAAAATGCCAGCGGTCAGGTCATCAAGAGTCATAAAAATTCCCAAAAACGAGTGATTGATAAGTCGGTAGCCGATAAAATGACCAGCATGATGCTAGGAACATTTACCAATGGTACAGGAATTAGTTCGTCACCAGCGGATTACGTTATGGCTGGTAAAACAGGTACGACTGAAGCTGTTTTCAACCCAGAATATACCAGTGATCAGTGGGTGATCGGCTATACTCCGGATGTGGTCATCAGCCACTGGCTCGGTTTCCCAACAACAGATGAGAACCATTATCTAGCAGGTTCGACCTCCAATGGAGCAGCCCATGTCTTTAGAAGTATGGCTAATACCATTTTACCTTACACTCCAGGTAGCACTTTTACAGTTGAAAATGCTTATAAACAAAATGGGATTGAACCAGAAAATACGAAAAAGCAAGTTGTTGAAGATGAGACAAACCAGTCTGAGGACCCGATAGGAGATATTCGTAGTCGTGCACAAAATCTTGTAGATGAAGCAGGCCGTGCGATTTCAGAAGCTAAGATAAAAGAAAAAGCCCAGACAATATGGGACTCAATCCTTAATCTATTTCGTTAAGAGGCTTGTCAAAGCCTCGGTTTCTTGTTATAATAGATAAGATGGAGGCGTTATGGCACTAAAAAATGCAAGCCTAGCTTGTGCAGTTTGTGGTTCAAGGAATTACTCAATCAAAATTAGTGGGAACCCCAAGCCAACACGACTAGAAGTAAATAAATTTTGTAAACATTGTGGAAAATATACGACACATAGAGAAACGAGATAGGAGAGAACGATGGGTTTTATTAAGGATATTTTTAAACTTCTTAAAGAAACAACTTGGCCAACTCGCAAAGAAAGCTGGAGAGATTTTCGCTCTATTATGGAATACACAGCCTTCTTTGTGGTCATCATTTACATTTTTGACCAGTTGATTGTATCAGGTTTGATTCGATTTATTAACATTTTTTAGAAGAAAAGTGGAGAAGTTCTGCTAACTTTCTTCTATATATGTATGAAAGGAAATATCATGGATAGTTTTGACAAGGGATGGTTTGTTCTACAAACTTATTCTGGCTATGAAAATAAGGTAAAAGAAAATCTATTGCAACGTGCGCAAACATATAACATGTTGGATAATATTCTACGTGTTGAGATTCCAACACAAACCGTGCAAGTTGAGAAAAATGGAAAGAAAAAGGAAATTGAAGAGAATCGCTTTCCAGGTTATGTCCTTGTAGAAATGGTCATGACCGATGAAGCATGGTTCGTCGTTCGAAACACACCTAACGTAACAGGATTCGTTGGCTCACACGGTAACAGATCAAAACCAACTCCACTTTTGGAGCAAGAAATCCGTGATATTCTGGTTTCAATGGGACAAACTGTTCAAGAGTTCGATATTGATGTTGAAGTTGGCCAGACAGTCCGTATCATTGATGGCGCTTTTGCAGACTACACAGGAAAAATTACTGAAATTGATAACAACAAAGTGAAGATGATTATCTCTATGTTTGGTAATGATACGATTGCAGAAGTGAATCTCAACCAAATTGCAGAATTATAACCCCAGAGAGGCTTTGCCTCTCTTTTTATGTGCTGTTGAGGGAGGAAGAAGTATAGAATAGAGGAAGTAGACCCAGTGGCTCGCGCATTTTGCTAAACTAAATGCAGAAAGGAGAGGTCTATGAATCTAAAAGATTTATATGAAGAAAGTAAGGGAATCGTCCATAAGTGTCGCAAAGATTATCATTTGCATCTGTGGGAGAAAGAGGACTGGGATCAGGAAGGCATGTTATGTCTGTATGAGCTGGTGAGTCGCAACCCAGAGTTACTAGAGGGCGACCGCCATCAACTATATGTTTGCTTTAAAACAAAGTTTAGAAATCGCATCCTAGATTACATCCGTAAACAGGAAAGCCACAAGCGCCGTTTTGACAAAGAACCCTATGAAGAGGTGAGTGAGATTAGCCATCGTCTAGGAGAAAAAGGACTCAGACTGGACGATTATTATCTCTTTCACGAACTTCTAAAGAATTATAAATCAAAGCAGAGTATGGAAAAACAAGAGTTAATAGATCGTCTCATGGGAGGGGAAGTCTTTAGAGGACGTAAAGCTCTCCTGAGAGAACTTTCCTTTATCTTTTCAGAATTTCGATAAAGAGGAAAAAAGTCCTTGACAAAGGTAAAAAAGTAGGTATAATAGAAAGAGTTGAAAAGCTCAAGGTCCGTTGGTCAAGGGGTTAAGACACCGCCTTTTCACGGCGGTAACACGGGTTCGAATCCCGTACGGACTATGGTGTATTGCGGTTAAAAAAACTTGAAAAAAGTTTAAAAAATCTGTTGACAGAGACAGATGGCTGTGATATACTAATATAGTTGTCGCTTGAGAGAGAATGAGTGACAAAGACCTTTGAAAACTGAACAAGACGAACCAATGTGCAGGGCACTATAACTAAGGTTATAGTACTGAACAATGAAAAAAACAATAAATCTGTCAGTGACAGAAATGAGTAAGAACTCAAACTTTTAATGAGAGTTTGATCCTGGCTCAGGACGAACGCTGGCGGCGTGCCTAATACATGCAAGTAGAACGCTGAAGAGAGGAGCTTGCTCTTCTTGGATGAGTTGCGAACGGGTGAGTAACGCGTAGGTAACCTGCCTGGTAGCGGGGGATAACTATTGGAAACGATAGCTAATACCGCATAATAGTAGATGTTGCATGACATTTGCTTAAAAGGTGCAATTGCATCACTACCAGATGGACCTGCGTTGTATTAGCTAGTTGGTGAGGTAACGGCTCACCAAGGCAACGATACATAGCCGACCTGAGAGGGTGATCGGCCACACTGGGACTGAGACACGGCCCAGACTCCTACGGGAGGCAGCAGTAGGGAATCTTCGGCAATGGACGGAAGTCTGACCGAGCAACGCCGCGTGAGTGAAGAAGGTTTTCGGATCGTAAAGCTCTGTTGTAAGAGAAGAACGAGTGTGAGAGTGGAAAGTTCACACTGTGACGGTATCTTACCAGAAAGGGACGGCTAACTACGTGCCAGCAGCCGCGGTAATACGTAGGTCCCGAGCGTTGTCCGGATTTATTGGGCGTAAAGCGAGCGCAGGCGGTTAGATAAGTCTGAAGTTAAAGGCTGTGGCTTAACCATAGTACGCTTTGGAAACTGTTTAACTTGAGTGCAAGAGGGGAGAGTGGAATTCCATGTGTAGCGGTGAAATGCGTAGATATATGGAGGAACACCGGTGGCGAAAGCGGCTCTCTGGCTTGTAACTGACGCTGAGGCTCGAAAGCGTGGGGAGCAAACAGGATTAGATACCCTGGTAGTCCACGCCGTAAACGATGAGTGCTAGGTGTTAGACCCTTTCCGGGGTTTAGTGCCGCAGCTAACGCATTAAGCACTCCGCCTGGGGAGTACGACCGCAAGGTTGAAACTCAAAGGAATTGACGGGGGCCCGCACAAGCGGTGGAGCATGTGGTTTAATTCGAAGCAACGCGAAGAACCTTACCAGGTCTTGACATCCCTCTGACCGCTCTAGAGATAGAGCTTTCCTTCGGGACAGAGGTGACAGGTGGTGCATGGTTGTCGTCAGCTCGTGTCGTGAGATGTTGGGTTAAGTCCCGCAACGAGCGCAACCCCTATTGTTAGTTGCCATCATTCAGTTGGGCACTCTAGCGAGACTGCCGGTAATAAACCGGAGGAAGGTGGGGATGACGTCAAATCATCATGCCCCTTATGACCTGGGCTACACACGTGCTACAATGGCTGGTACAACGAGTCGCAAGCCGGTGACGGCAAGCTAATCTCTTAAAGCCAGTCTCAGTTCGGATTGTAGGCTGCAACTCGCCTACATGAAGTCGGAATCGCTAGTAATCGCGGATCAGCACGCCGCGGTGAATACGTTCCCGGGCCTTGTACACACCGCCCGTCACACCACGAGAGTTTGTAACACCCGAAGTCGGTGAGGTAACCTTTTAGGAGC comes from Streptococcus oralis and encodes:
- the secE gene encoding preprotein translocase subunit SecE is translated as MGFIKDIFKLLKETTWPTRKESWRDFRSIMEYTAFFVVIIYIFDQLIVSGLIRFINIF
- the nusG gene encoding transcription termination/antitermination protein NusG, coding for MDSFDKGWFVLQTYSGYENKVKENLLQRAQTYNMLDNILRVEIPTQTVQVEKNGKKKEIEENRFPGYVLVEMVMTDEAWFVVRNTPNVTGFVGSHGNRSKPTPLLEQEIRDILVSMGQTVQEFDIDVEVGQTVRIIDGAFADYTGKITEIDNNKVKMIISMFGNDTIAEVNLNQIAEL
- a CDS encoding RluA family pseudouridine synthase, translating into MQFTFTLPSSLPQMTVKELLEEQLLIPRKIRHFLRTKKNILINQKQVHWNEIVKPGDICQLTFDEEDYPPKEILWGNLDLVQEIYQDQHLIIVNKPEGMKTHGNQPGEIALLNHVSAYVGQNCYVVHRLDMETSGLVLFAKNPFILPILNRLLEKKDIAREYWALVEGQVGSKELVFRDKIGRDRHDRRKRIVDEKNGQYAETHISRLKQFPNKTTLVRCKLKTGRTHQIRVHLSHHKHPILGDPLYNSKSRTSRLMLHAFRLSFTHPLTLEKLSFTALSDTFEIELKQNG
- the rpmG gene encoding 50S ribosomal protein L33 translates to MALKNASLACAVCGSRNYSIKISGNPKPTRLEVNKFCKHCGKYTTHRETR
- the pbp2a gene encoding penicillin-binding protein PBP2A, producing the protein MKLDKLFEKFLSLFKKETNESAESDSTSMRRSRSDRKKLGHVGSIRKFWRRYHLTKIVIILGLSSGLLVGTYLFAIAKSTNVNDLQNALKTRTLIFDREEKEAGALSGQKGTYVELADISKDLQDAVVATEDRSFYKNDGINYGRFFLAILTAGRSGGGSTITQQLAKNAYLSQDQTVERKAKEFFLALELTKKYSKEQILTMYLNNAYFGNGVWGVEDASKKYFGVSASQLTLDQAATLAGMLKGPELYNPLNSVETSTNRRDTVLQNMVAAGYIDKNQETEAAGVDMASQLQDKYEGKVSDYRYPSYFDAVVNEAVSKYNLTEEEIVNNGYRIYTELDQNYQANMQVIYENTSLFPTAEDGTHAESGSVALEPKTGGVRGVVGRVAGDDKPGFRNFNYATQSKRSPGSTIKPLVVYTPAVEAGWALNKQLDNHTMQYNSYQVDNYAGIKTSPEVPMYQALAESLNLPAVATVNELGIDKAFDAGERFGLNMEKVDRVLGVALGGGVETNPLQMAQAYAAFANGGLMPEAHFITRIENASGQVIKSHKNSQKRVIDKSVADKMTSMMLGTFTNGTGISSSPADYVMAGKTGTTEAVFNPEYTSDQWVIGYTPDVVISHWLGFPTTDENHYLAGSTSNGAAHVFRSMANTILPYTPGSTFTVENAYKQNGIEPENTKKQVVEDETNQSEDPIGDIRSRAQNLVDEAGRAISEAKIKEKAQTIWDSILNLFR